The following proteins come from a genomic window of Corallococcus sp. NCRR:
- a CDS encoding M23 family metallopeptidase encodes MSPSPRLRSMARLTAVAFTTLGFSASAQTTYAFPGASADLPEGSHWWIASDHGGTNNRDLEAVRFDDDAKRFTRVKIPFADYAADPKNSDWVIYGLPVSAIADGEVLTCWRNAPEGLKPAVYGGDDVPHPGRTTNPLRIPRSGNHVNVRTDDGKIILYAHLQPGSVPEALCPFNDTYVDDAEDRVGDLPREVIVPAAQRVRVKRGQFLGRVGSSGASAHPHLHVHLQPMTSETTVGTSLPLPFSHAWRKNGDVDFDSSLTFDPLFNQTLNQFPSAIHPDPLLRRGDITGDPVLEVATASSGSMVVTATRDVTGRLALGSWQLTGGGQFTKLQDASAGAASSIAMAHPHAGSTRDVVTALRDGSGSLKLIAWQVGSNGAIVRKGEAGGDADATELNVAALPSGLGVVSAIRDASGHLKVSTWETTTTLDTLTRMDNGFGEEATKVAMTPVLNGRVAGDVNRFTGVVTAVRTPTGNLSLTAWEITPQKTLIQRGSHLAGAVTDVALSTVMVPDGSREMVVASTRLTNGVLRNISFDVTAAGQFVRRDHEDGETILDLSATRVGGQHLVTPVRDTTGNLRVYTWDVGTDGKVRRTGKERAGAIVSGLSATSTTVGVRLVVTAVRLTTGTGGGDLRLIAWDANLR; translated from the coding sequence ATGTCACCGTCCCCACGCCTTCGTTCCATGGCCCGGCTCACCGCCGTGGCCTTCACCACCCTGGGCTTCAGCGCGTCCGCGCAGACGACGTATGCCTTTCCCGGCGCCAGCGCGGACCTGCCCGAGGGCAGCCACTGGTGGATCGCCAGCGACCACGGCGGCACGAACAACCGCGACCTGGAAGCCGTGCGCTTCGACGACGACGCGAAGCGCTTCACCCGCGTGAAGATTCCCTTCGCGGACTACGCGGCCGACCCGAAGAACTCCGACTGGGTCATCTACGGGCTGCCCGTCTCCGCCATCGCGGACGGCGAGGTGCTCACCTGCTGGCGCAACGCCCCGGAGGGCCTCAAGCCGGCGGTGTACGGCGGTGACGACGTGCCCCACCCGGGCCGCACCACCAACCCGCTGCGCATCCCGCGCTCGGGCAACCACGTGAACGTCCGCACGGACGACGGGAAGATCATCCTCTACGCGCACCTCCAGCCCGGGAGCGTCCCGGAGGCGCTCTGCCCCTTCAACGACACCTACGTGGACGACGCCGAGGACCGCGTGGGGGACCTGCCTCGGGAAGTGATTGTCCCCGCGGCGCAGCGGGTGCGCGTGAAGCGCGGACAGTTCCTGGGCCGCGTGGGCAGCTCCGGCGCCTCGGCGCATCCCCACCTGCACGTGCACCTGCAACCCATGACGAGCGAGACGACGGTGGGCACGTCCCTGCCGCTGCCCTTCTCCCACGCGTGGCGGAAGAACGGCGACGTGGACTTCGACTCGTCGCTCACCTTCGACCCGCTCTTCAACCAGACGCTCAACCAGTTCCCCTCCGCCATCCACCCGGATCCGCTGCTGCGCCGGGGTGACATCACCGGGGACCCGGTGCTGGAGGTGGCGACGGCGTCCTCGGGCAGCATGGTGGTGACGGCCACGCGGGACGTGACGGGGCGGCTGGCGCTGGGCTCGTGGCAGCTCACGGGGGGCGGCCAGTTCACGAAGCTGCAGGACGCCTCAGCGGGTGCGGCGAGCTCCATCGCCATGGCGCACCCGCACGCCGGCAGCACCCGCGACGTGGTGACGGCGCTGCGGGATGGGAGCGGGAGCCTCAAGCTCATCGCGTGGCAGGTCGGCTCGAACGGCGCCATCGTGCGCAAGGGCGAGGCCGGAGGCGACGCGGACGCGACGGAGCTCAACGTCGCCGCCCTGCCTTCGGGGCTGGGCGTGGTGAGCGCCATCCGCGACGCCTCGGGCCACCTGAAGGTCAGCACCTGGGAGACGACCACGACGCTGGACACGTTGACCCGCATGGACAACGGCTTCGGCGAGGAGGCGACGAAGGTGGCCATGACGCCCGTCCTCAACGGCCGCGTGGCCGGGGACGTGAACCGCTTCACCGGCGTCGTCACTGCGGTGCGCACGCCCACGGGGAACCTGAGCCTGACGGCGTGGGAAATCACGCCGCAGAAGACGCTCATCCAGCGGGGCAGCCATCTGGCGGGCGCGGTGACGGACGTGGCCCTCAGCACCGTCATGGTGCCGGACGGTTCGCGCGAGATGGTGGTGGCCAGCACGCGCCTGACCAACGGGGTGCTGCGCAACATCTCCTTCGACGTCACCGCGGCCGGACAGTTCGTGCGCCGTGACCACGAGGACGGCGAGACCATCCTGGACCTGAGCGCGACGCGCGTGGGAGGCCAGCACCTGGTGACGCCGGTGCGCGACACCACGGGCAACCTGCGCGTCTACACCTGGGACGTGGGCACGGACGGCAAGGTGCGCCGCACCGGCAAGGAGCGCGCGGGCGCCATCGTGTCTGGCCTTTCCGCCACCTCCACCACCGTGGGCGTCCGCCTCGTCGTCACCGCCGTGCGCCTGACGACGGGCACGGGGGGCGGGGACCTGCGTCTGATTGCCTGGGACGCGAACCTCCGCTAG
- a CDS encoding CPBP family intramembrane glutamic endopeptidase, translated as MLLRGDVAVLLENAPQKRQALAEAAFVFFAVLGPASVARLSQWAAVAVELALLAWGLLLLRPWESSRRGAWWGVLGLVVALGGAGAGAWVAASEAEMAKGFSLSMAPLVVRALGMCLLVAVLLWRDGQGPAQVGLVREGWARELLLGGVVLAGTYAVHLAVSVPLAAVAVALKLAGAELAARKGVAAALLDTGLGIPAFAAIMVVVTGFEEFVFRGFLVPRLKVVLGGWVPAILGAAVLFSVGHFYEGTLAVFQTFVMGAWFGVVLWYRGRLLPLIVAHAAFNTISFALMLWLSRSGFLEKLPPL; from the coding sequence GTGCTGCTTCGTGGTGATGTCGCCGTCCTGCTGGAGAACGCCCCTCAGAAGCGCCAGGCGCTGGCGGAGGCGGCGTTCGTGTTCTTCGCGGTGCTGGGCCCCGCTTCGGTGGCCCGGCTGAGCCAGTGGGCCGCCGTCGCGGTGGAGCTGGCGCTGCTGGCGTGGGGGCTGCTGCTGCTGCGGCCCTGGGAGTCCTCGCGGCGCGGGGCGTGGTGGGGCGTGCTGGGCCTGGTGGTGGCGCTGGGCGGCGCGGGCGCGGGGGCGTGGGTGGCGGCGTCGGAAGCGGAGATGGCGAAGGGCTTCTCACTGTCCATGGCGCCGCTGGTGGTCCGGGCGCTGGGCATGTGCCTGCTGGTGGCGGTGCTGCTGTGGCGCGACGGTCAGGGCCCCGCGCAGGTGGGGCTGGTGCGCGAGGGCTGGGCGCGCGAGCTCTTGCTGGGCGGCGTGGTGCTGGCGGGCACGTACGCGGTGCACCTCGCGGTGTCGGTGCCGTTGGCGGCGGTCGCGGTGGCGCTGAAGCTGGCGGGCGCGGAGCTGGCGGCGCGCAAGGGCGTGGCGGCGGCGCTGCTGGACACGGGGCTGGGCATCCCGGCGTTCGCGGCCATCATGGTGGTGGTGACGGGCTTCGAGGAGTTCGTCTTCCGGGGCTTCCTCGTGCCCCGGCTGAAGGTGGTGCTGGGAGGCTGGGTGCCGGCCATCCTGGGCGCCGCGGTGCTCTTCTCCGTGGGGCACTTCTACGAGGGCACGCTCGCGGTCTTCCAGACGTTCGTGATGGGCGCCTGGTTCGGCGTCGTCCTCTGGTACCGGGGGCGGCTGCTGCCGCTCATCGTGGCCCACGCGGCCTTCAACACCATCAGCTTCGCGCTGATGCTGTGGCTGTCACGCTCGGGGTTCCTGGAGAAGCTGCCGCCCCTCTGA
- a CDS encoding CHAT domain-containing protein, with product MEMRRLRVWRWGGFTLSVGLALCAPTRAAAESSALARCEEGFDAHPETSDAAMCFFRSAQGQEARDEARRRLQALIARHPERPWLMLVLGHMELPSDPALAEVSYRRAALAFRSQGDAEGEVMAGINVRNALGLRGQTEEAHQWVLRVGEVARASGNPWLEVRALILEAAELSDLGQDLGRAWRLLKRAEGLAFPDGTDGLKKQLLVPLAAVSVNLGRFDEALDVYGRLAELAERTKDASTEARVRFALANLAWRRLDARPDAGGRAALLRLGREALAASERAGSKVLETSSLRLVAELLGDGPGERSEAEDALGRCIDISRETGMTERRITCLWTRAERRAAVDAAAAWRDVDEALALAAEHDNPLYLASVWRTRATVAFRTRPLPEALGHAERALDAVEVLRQWQRDASSQAELFSNWASDYHRLAGFTLEAGETSALPPREALERAFAVSERLRARTLFEALVASRALPTQEETPEQRKARDGVLRNLSALQRRLLDPALSESERTRLLGELQELERRERELRPATRRRELPSASRTPTGARPEQEREAGTEAAHAELPFASLAATEQSLGEEEALLVFLAGVDHDLVGERAGGAWVMAVTREGTRAYRIPERARLRPSVALLSGLIERRDGSEAGAAAALYAQLLAPALRDLPSKVSRLLLVPDGPLHDLPFAALREHADAPPLMARYELARVPSASLLHYWRAQPARPPEGEALVLADPDRKDTLQGTQVASARGGMFLETANLGALPEARREGRTVSESLEDTAVKPRLLMGAEASEHALKASRWDVVRILHVAAHAVVDVESPERSALVLAPGEAGEDGLLQPREIAELRLRDALVVLSSCRGASGALLAGEGVLSLSRAFFESGARAVVASLWPMRDAEAAALLERYYQHLAEGQSAASALRNAQRDAWEDGEPAAMWAGLGVMGDATLVPVRPAAGGMGRGVLLGVSTGAGLLALGLWGFGMRRRKRGSGQAA from the coding sequence ATGGAGATGCGGCGGCTGCGCGTATGGCGATGGGGCGGCTTCACCCTTTCGGTAGGGCTGGCCCTGTGCGCCCCCACGCGGGCCGCCGCGGAGTCCTCCGCGCTCGCCCGGTGCGAGGAGGGCTTCGACGCCCATCCGGAGACCTCCGACGCGGCGATGTGCTTCTTCCGGAGCGCCCAGGGGCAGGAGGCGCGCGACGAGGCCCGGCGCAGGCTGCAGGCCCTCATCGCACGGCACCCGGAGCGCCCTTGGCTCATGCTGGTGCTCGGCCACATGGAGCTGCCCTCCGACCCCGCGCTGGCGGAGGTGTCCTACCGCCGCGCGGCCCTCGCCTTCCGGAGTCAGGGGGATGCCGAGGGCGAGGTGATGGCCGGCATCAACGTGCGCAACGCGCTGGGCCTGCGCGGCCAGACGGAGGAGGCGCACCAGTGGGTGCTGCGCGTGGGCGAGGTGGCCCGGGCCTCCGGGAACCCCTGGCTGGAGGTGCGCGCGCTCATCCTGGAGGCGGCCGAGCTCTCCGACCTGGGCCAGGACCTGGGGCGTGCCTGGCGCCTGCTCAAGCGCGCGGAAGGGCTCGCCTTTCCGGACGGGACGGACGGCCTGAAGAAGCAGCTGCTGGTCCCGCTGGCCGCGGTGAGCGTGAACCTGGGGCGCTTCGACGAGGCGCTGGACGTGTACGGGCGGCTCGCGGAGCTGGCGGAGCGCACGAAGGACGCGAGCACGGAGGCGCGCGTCCGCTTCGCGCTCGCGAACCTCGCCTGGCGGCGGCTGGACGCGCGTCCCGACGCGGGAGGCCGGGCGGCGCTGCTGCGGCTCGGGCGCGAGGCGCTCGCGGCGTCCGAGCGCGCGGGCAGCAAGGTCTTGGAGACGAGCTCGCTGCGCCTCGTGGCGGAGCTGCTGGGCGACGGGCCTGGAGAGCGGAGCGAAGCGGAGGACGCGCTCGGCCGCTGCATCGACATCTCCCGGGAGACGGGCATGACCGAGCGGCGCATCACCTGTCTGTGGACGCGCGCCGAACGCAGAGCGGCGGTGGACGCGGCCGCCGCGTGGCGTGACGTGGACGAGGCCCTGGCGCTGGCCGCCGAGCACGACAACCCGCTCTACCTCGCCTCGGTGTGGCGCACGCGGGCGACGGTGGCGTTCCGCACGCGTCCGTTGCCGGAGGCCCTGGGGCACGCGGAGCGAGCGCTCGACGCGGTGGAGGTGCTGCGCCAGTGGCAGCGGGACGCCTCCAGCCAGGCCGAGCTCTTCTCCAACTGGGCCAGTGACTACCACCGGCTCGCGGGCTTCACCCTCGAGGCCGGAGAGACCTCCGCCCTGCCACCCCGCGAGGCCCTGGAGCGAGCCTTCGCGGTGAGTGAGCGCCTGCGGGCGAGGACGTTGTTCGAGGCCCTGGTGGCTTCACGCGCGCTCCCCACGCAAGAGGAGACACCGGAGCAGCGCAAGGCCCGGGACGGCGTGCTGCGGAACCTGTCCGCGCTCCAGCGCAGGCTGCTGGACCCGGCCCTGTCTGAGTCCGAGCGAACACGGCTGCTGGGCGAGCTCCAGGAACTGGAGCGCCGCGAGCGCGAGCTGCGACCCGCGACGCGGAGAAGGGAGCTCCCGTCCGCATCGCGCACCCCGACCGGGGCACGACCGGAGCAGGAACGCGAGGCGGGCACAGAGGCCGCGCATGCGGAGCTTCCCTTCGCGTCGCTCGCCGCGACGGAGCAAAGCCTGGGCGAGGAGGAGGCGCTGCTCGTCTTCCTCGCGGGTGTGGACCACGACCTCGTGGGCGAGCGCGCGGGAGGCGCGTGGGTGATGGCGGTGACACGCGAGGGCACGCGCGCGTACCGCATTCCAGAGCGAGCACGGCTACGCCCCTCGGTGGCGCTCCTGTCGGGCCTCATCGAGCGTCGCGATGGTTCGGAGGCAGGAGCCGCCGCGGCGCTGTACGCGCAGCTGCTTGCCCCCGCGCTGCGGGACCTTCCGTCGAAGGTGTCGCGCCTGCTGCTCGTGCCGGACGGTCCGCTGCACGACCTGCCCTTCGCCGCGCTGCGGGAGCACGCGGACGCTCCGCCCTTGATGGCCCGGTACGAACTGGCGCGGGTGCCCTCCGCGAGCCTGCTCCACTACTGGCGCGCGCAGCCCGCGCGGCCTCCCGAGGGCGAGGCCCTGGTCCTGGCGGATCCCGACCGGAAGGACACCCTCCAGGGCACGCAAGTGGCTTCCGCGCGAGGAGGCATGTTCCTGGAGACCGCGAACCTGGGCGCGCTCCCAGAGGCGCGGCGCGAAGGCCGCACCGTGAGCGAGTCCCTGGAGGACACGGCCGTGAAGCCCCGGCTGCTCATGGGCGCGGAGGCCTCCGAGCATGCGCTCAAGGCATCCCGTTGGGACGTGGTGCGCATCCTCCACGTGGCCGCGCACGCGGTCGTGGACGTCGAGTCCCCCGAGCGCTCCGCCCTGGTTCTGGCTCCGGGCGAGGCGGGGGAGGACGGCCTGCTCCAGCCCCGGGAGATCGCGGAGCTGCGGCTGCGGGACGCGCTGGTGGTGCTCTCCAGCTGCCGGGGAGCCTCCGGCGCGCTGCTCGCGGGAGAAGGCGTGCTGAGCCTCTCACGGGCCTTCTTCGAGTCGGGAGCGCGAGCCGTGGTCGCCAGCCTGTGGCCCATGCGCGATGCCGAGGCCGCGGCGCTGCTGGAGCGCTACTACCAGCACCTGGCGGAGGGACAGAGCGCGGCGTCGGCGCTGCGAAACGCCCAGCGCGACGCCTGGGAGGACGGCGAGCCCGCGGCCATGTGGGCCGGGCTGGGGGTGATGGGGGACGCGACGCTGGTGCCGGTGCGGCCCGCCGCGGGGGGCATGGGGCGGGGTGTCCTGCTGGGCGTGTCCACGGGGGCCGGCCTGCTGGCGCTGGGGTTGTGGGGTTTCGGGATGCGCCGCCGGAAGCGGGGGAGCGGGCAGGCGGCGTGA
- a CDS encoding ABC transporter ATP-binding protein, translated as MSDASREPAPKLTLEVRDLHKSFGGQAALRGVDLVVPEGTTCVLMGVSGSGKTVLMKHIMGLIRPDRGVVLVEGAEVAKMNEPELNQMRRKLGILFQANALFDSLNVFDNVAFPLRERTKMSEPDITKTVNETLGKVGLSHAATRFPGELSGGMQKRVGFARATILQPKILLYDDPTAGLDPLTTAAVNEIITTGKQQLGATSLVITPDVASAFGMADNLALMHEGRVVEYGPPDHFRQSQHPEVKAFLRNWLRRRSAQTQAPQA; from the coding sequence ATGAGTGACGCGAGCCGTGAGCCGGCGCCGAAGCTGACCCTCGAGGTGCGGGACCTGCACAAGTCGTTTGGCGGGCAGGCGGCGCTGCGGGGCGTGGACCTGGTGGTGCCGGAGGGCACGACCTGCGTGCTGATGGGCGTGTCCGGTTCGGGCAAGACGGTGCTGATGAAGCACATCATGGGCCTGATTCGGCCGGACCGGGGCGTGGTGCTGGTGGAGGGCGCGGAGGTGGCGAAGATGAACGAGCCCGAGCTCAACCAGATGCGCCGCAAGCTGGGCATCCTCTTCCAGGCGAACGCGCTGTTCGACTCGCTGAACGTCTTCGACAACGTGGCGTTCCCGCTGCGCGAGCGCACGAAGATGTCCGAGCCGGACATCACCAAGACGGTGAACGAGACGCTGGGGAAGGTGGGTCTGTCGCACGCGGCCACGCGCTTCCCGGGAGAGCTGTCCGGCGGCATGCAGAAGCGCGTGGGCTTCGCGCGCGCGACCATCCTCCAGCCGAAGATTCTCCTCTACGACGACCCCACGGCGGGCCTGGATCCGCTCACCACGGCGGCGGTGAACGAAATCATCACCACGGGCAAGCAGCAACTGGGCGCCACGTCGCTGGTGATTACGCCGGACGTGGCCTCCGCCTTCGGCATGGCGGACAACCTGGCGCTGATGCACGAGGGCCGCGTGGTGGAGTACGGCCCGCCGGACCACTTCCGTCAGTCGCAGCACCCGGAGGTGAAGGCCTTCCTGCGCAACTGGTTGCGCAGGCGCTCCGCGCAAACGCAGGCACCCCAGGCCTGA
- the hflX gene encoding GTPase HflX, with the protein MAKTLPERPRAVLVGVQLPGVTDEAHAADLAELKRLVHTLGFDTVATVTQRRQRLATGTVLGSGKLKELSELTGGSGVIPSGAQGKTSKAREKWEAAADMEPEAPDAPVAPGEADLDGSGAEPSDEDDDAFPDTDTDVDPDSDVDAEATAIEPGPRPTVVVVDHELSPSQLRNLERATGVQVLDRAGVIVDIFHRHARSHEARMQVEIARLNYLAPRLREAPGGRERQQGRGSGDSAIELDRRKIRDRLAELREGLAAIQKDQDQRRYARRDQLRVALVGYTNAGKSSLMRALTGSTVLVADQLFATLDTTVRAMQPETRPRILVSDTVGFIQKLPHDLVASFRSTLDEALEASLLLYVVDASDPTWAAQLEVTRTVLKEIGADVVPGRLVFNKVDRLDAAAQEALRAGHPEALLVSAHRPDDVAGLRREVIAFFEASMVEADLVIPYARQARIGEVYEHTTVVSQAYDETGSRLRVRGLPGAIARLTRSFQE; encoded by the coding sequence ATGGCGAAAACCCTTCCCGAGCGCCCGCGCGCGGTCCTCGTTGGCGTCCAGCTCCCCGGTGTCACGGACGAGGCGCATGCCGCGGACCTCGCGGAGCTGAAGCGGCTGGTGCACACGCTGGGCTTCGACACGGTGGCGACCGTGACTCAGCGCAGGCAGCGGCTGGCCACGGGCACGGTGCTCGGCTCCGGCAAGCTCAAGGAGCTGTCCGAACTCACCGGCGGCTCGGGCGTCATCCCGTCCGGCGCTCAGGGCAAGACGTCGAAGGCGCGGGAGAAGTGGGAAGCCGCAGCCGACATGGAGCCCGAGGCCCCGGACGCCCCGGTGGCTCCCGGCGAAGCGGACCTGGACGGCTCCGGAGCCGAGCCGTCGGATGAGGACGACGACGCCTTCCCGGACACGGACACGGACGTGGATCCGGACTCAGACGTGGACGCGGAGGCCACCGCCATCGAACCGGGCCCCAGGCCCACCGTGGTGGTCGTGGACCACGAGCTGTCCCCCAGCCAGCTGCGCAACCTGGAGCGCGCCACGGGCGTGCAGGTGCTGGACCGCGCGGGCGTCATCGTGGACATCTTCCACCGGCACGCCCGGAGCCACGAGGCACGCATGCAGGTGGAGATCGCCCGGCTCAACTACCTGGCCCCGCGCCTGCGCGAAGCTCCCGGAGGCCGCGAGCGCCAGCAGGGCCGGGGCTCTGGTGACTCCGCGATCGAGCTGGACCGCCGCAAGATTCGCGACCGGCTGGCGGAGCTGCGCGAGGGCCTGGCCGCCATCCAGAAGGACCAGGACCAGCGCCGCTACGCGCGCCGGGACCAGTTGCGCGTGGCGCTGGTGGGCTACACGAACGCGGGCAAGTCCTCGCTGATGCGGGCGCTGACGGGCAGCACGGTGCTGGTGGCGGATCAGCTCTTCGCCACGCTCGACACGACGGTGCGCGCGATGCAGCCGGAGACCCGGCCGCGCATCCTCGTCTCCGACACGGTGGGCTTCATCCAGAAGCTGCCGCACGACCTGGTGGCGTCCTTCCGCTCCACGCTGGACGAGGCGCTGGAGGCGTCGCTGCTGCTCTACGTGGTGGACGCGTCCGACCCCACCTGGGCCGCGCAGTTGGAGGTCACCCGCACGGTGCTGAAGGAGATTGGCGCGGACGTGGTGCCGGGCCGGCTGGTCTTCAACAAGGTGGACCGGCTGGACGCGGCGGCCCAGGAAGCGCTCCGGGCGGGACACCCCGAAGCGCTCCTCGTGTCCGCGCACCGGCCGGACGACGTGGCCGGGCTGCGCCGGGAGGTCATCGCCTTCTTCGAGGCCTCCATGGTGGAGGCGGACCTGGTGATTCCCTACGCGCGGCAGGCCCGCATCGGCGAGGTGTACGAGCACACCACCGTGGTGTCCCAGGCCTACGACGAGACGGGCAGCCGGCTGCGCGTGCGGGGATTGCCGGGCGCCATCGCCCGGCTCACCCGGTCGTTCCAGGAGTAG
- a CDS encoding RNA polymerase sigma factor, which yields MELRHGPWAGASPDAGLETLRRDLGRALASVCPASLADRREDLLQVAMMKVVELRGRTQGQTELTPAYLYRVAYTTLIDELRRMGARKEVALEEVAEGPAQPVAPGDPERAAGAAQIARAVRDCLQGLVQDRRLAVTLHLQGHTVPEAAELLGWEAKRTENLIYRGLSALRACLSLKGVQP from the coding sequence TTGGAGTTGCGGCACGGCCCATGGGCGGGTGCATCCCCGGACGCCGGGTTGGAGACGCTGCGGCGTGACCTGGGCCGGGCGCTCGCGAGCGTTTGTCCCGCGTCGCTCGCGGACCGGCGGGAGGACCTGTTGCAGGTCGCGATGATGAAGGTGGTGGAGCTGCGCGGGCGCACCCAGGGCCAGACGGAGCTGACCCCCGCGTACCTGTACCGGGTGGCGTACACGACGCTCATCGACGAGCTTCGCCGGATGGGGGCGCGCAAGGAGGTGGCGTTGGAGGAGGTGGCGGAGGGACCGGCCCAACCGGTGGCGCCGGGAGACCCGGAGCGGGCGGCGGGGGCCGCGCAGATTGCCCGGGCCGTGCGTGACTGTCTTCAGGGGCTGGTGCAGGACCGCCGCCTCGCCGTGACGCTGCACCTGCAGGGGCACACCGTCCCGGAGGCCGCGGAGCTGTTGGGGTGGGAGGCCAAGCGGACCGAGAACCTCATCTACCGGGGGCTGAGCGCGCTGCGTGCCTGTCTCTCCCTGAAGGGAGTCCAGCCGTGA
- a CDS encoding M23 family metallopeptidase, with the protein MRLQRLMVAAAFALLSLPAVSTAQTMFRFPASQLADQCGNGGCTVSAYKDYGGRDYACGGVRYSGHTGTDYALVGGFSKMDYGVWAMNAARGYVEASVDGYYDRCNYWNQANPYAACGLYTANYIIMRHPDNTQTWYWHLKAYTQQFARGTTLACGNWIARVGSSGASTGPHLHFEYWVPGYGTDDPYAGSCGTPYTRWTAQGAYRGLPGITCQ; encoded by the coding sequence ATGCGCCTTCAGCGGCTGATGGTGGCAGCGGCGTTCGCGCTGCTTTCGCTCCCGGCGGTCTCCACCGCGCAGACGATGTTCCGCTTCCCCGCGTCGCAGCTCGCGGACCAGTGCGGCAACGGTGGCTGCACGGTGAGCGCGTACAAGGACTACGGCGGCCGGGACTACGCCTGCGGTGGCGTGCGCTACAGCGGGCACACGGGCACGGACTACGCGCTGGTGGGCGGCTTCTCCAAGATGGACTACGGCGTCTGGGCGATGAACGCCGCCCGGGGCTACGTCGAGGCGTCGGTGGATGGGTACTACGACCGGTGCAATTATTGGAACCAGGCCAATCCCTATGCCGCGTGCGGCCTCTACACGGCGAACTACATCATCATGCGGCACCCGGACAACACGCAGACCTGGTACTGGCACCTGAAGGCATACACGCAGCAGTTCGCGCGGGGGACCACGCTCGCCTGCGGCAACTGGATTGCGCGCGTGGGCTCGTCCGGCGCGTCCACGGGCCCGCACCTGCACTTCGAGTACTGGGTCCCGGGCTACGGCACGGATGACCCCTACGCGGGCTCCTGCGGCACGCCCTACACGCGGTGGACCGCGCAGGGCGCGTACCGGGGACTTCCCGGCATCACCTGCCAGTAG
- a CDS encoding TolB family protein, translating to MTHRFLALTVMTLVGGSAFAEAPPNPADLRRVTKARESLVPAVEKAFGPKARFVQLFGQGREMLAGIVAEIPTEPLGTDDLPLLAIVRYAEDTGAVRVVAPEFKYREARIVGQEVALLDGEGTLRLRDANGRERLLAEQVGGDLFPSAKGDALVATLKTGAPGPHETAVGIIDMKGRVKVLADGPGVDATPSISPDGRTVVFVSGRTSVASFFVTTVEGAEPKQLTNVGLENWMLFGGPPKEFVPPPVSSHHMEWLNDDVLRYNAGGGAFWTLNVRTGHAAADVGGAK from the coding sequence ATGACACATCGATTCCTCGCACTCACCGTGATGACGCTGGTGGGCGGCTCCGCCTTCGCGGAAGCGCCTCCGAACCCCGCGGACCTGCGCCGCGTGACGAAGGCGCGCGAGAGCCTGGTGCCCGCCGTGGAGAAGGCCTTCGGGCCCAAGGCGCGCTTCGTCCAGCTCTTCGGCCAGGGCCGCGAGATGCTGGCGGGCATCGTCGCGGAGATTCCCACGGAGCCGCTGGGGACGGATGACCTGCCGCTGCTGGCCATCGTCCGGTACGCCGAGGACACCGGCGCGGTCCGCGTGGTGGCCCCGGAGTTCAAGTACCGCGAGGCGCGCATCGTGGGGCAGGAGGTGGCGCTGCTGGACGGCGAAGGCACCCTGCGGCTGCGCGACGCGAACGGCCGGGAGCGGCTGCTCGCCGAGCAGGTGGGCGGCGACCTGTTCCCCTCGGCGAAGGGGGACGCGCTGGTGGCCACGCTGAAGACGGGCGCTCCGGGCCCGCATGAGACGGCGGTGGGCATCATCGACATGAAGGGGCGCGTGAAGGTGCTGGCGGACGGCCCGGGCGTGGACGCGACGCCGAGCATCTCTCCGGACGGCAGGACGGTGGTGTTCGTGTCGGGCCGGACGAGCGTGGCGTCGTTCTTCGTCACGACGGTGGAGGGCGCGGAGCCCAAGCAGCTCACCAACGTGGGCCTGGAGAACTGGATGCTGTTCGGCGGCCCGCCGAAGGAGTTCGTGCCCCCGCCCGTCTCCAGCCACCACATGGAATGGCTGAACGACGACGTGCTCCGCTACAACGCGGGCGGCGGCGCGTTCTGGACGCTCAACGTGCGCACCGGCCATGCGGCCGCGGACGTGGGAGGTGCGAAGTGA